From Microbacterium sp. YJN-G, a single genomic window includes:
- a CDS encoding acyl-CoA dehydrogenase family protein, whose protein sequence is MEATGLDADELFRAEIRGWLEQNLTGRFAALRGRGGSGREHEDFEARLEWNRHMAAAGWTCVAWPKEHGGRGLSISQQVIFHEEYARADAPARVNHLGEELLGPTLIAHGTPEQQARFLPRIVAVEELWCQGYSEPGAGSDLAAVSTKAALQDGQWVINGQKVWTSLAQHADWCFVIARTTPGSSRHQGLSYLLVPMDQPGVEVRPILQLTATSEFNEVFFDDARTDAELVVGAEGGGFAVAMATLGFERGVSTLAQQIAFRSELDAVIAAAHRTGAIDDPLLRDRLVEAHMDLEVIRQHALRHLGGEQGHAASVTKLLWSQWHRSLGELAMAVSGPQGLLTAGEPYLLDDLQTLFLFSRADTIYGGSDEIQRNVIAERILGLPREARP, encoded by the coding sequence ATGGAAGCGACAGGGCTCGACGCCGATGAGCTGTTCCGCGCGGAGATCCGCGGCTGGCTGGAGCAGAACCTCACCGGCCGCTTCGCCGCGCTGCGCGGCCGCGGCGGCTCCGGCCGCGAGCACGAGGACTTCGAGGCACGCCTGGAGTGGAACCGGCACATGGCCGCCGCGGGGTGGACCTGCGTCGCCTGGCCGAAGGAGCACGGCGGCCGCGGGCTGAGCATCTCGCAGCAGGTGATCTTCCACGAGGAGTACGCCAGGGCCGACGCGCCCGCCCGCGTCAACCACCTCGGCGAGGAGCTGCTCGGACCGACGCTGATCGCACACGGCACGCCGGAGCAGCAGGCGCGCTTCCTGCCGCGGATCGTCGCGGTCGAAGAGCTGTGGTGCCAGGGCTACTCCGAGCCGGGTGCCGGGTCAGACCTGGCGGCCGTCTCGACGAAGGCCGCGCTGCAGGACGGTCAGTGGGTCATCAACGGCCAGAAGGTGTGGACCTCGCTCGCCCAGCACGCCGACTGGTGCTTCGTCATCGCGCGTACCACTCCCGGCTCGTCACGGCATCAGGGCCTGTCGTACCTGCTCGTGCCGATGGATCAGCCCGGGGTGGAGGTCCGCCCCATCCTGCAGCTGACCGCGACAAGCGAGTTCAACGAGGTGTTCTTCGACGACGCGCGCACCGATGCCGAGCTCGTCGTCGGCGCGGAGGGCGGCGGATTCGCCGTCGCGATGGCCACGCTCGGCTTCGAGCGCGGCGTCTCCACGCTCGCCCAGCAGATCGCCTTCCGCAGTGAACTCGATGCCGTCATCGCCGCCGCGCACCGCACCGGTGCGATCGACGATCCACTGCTGCGCGACCGCCTTGTCGAGGCGCACATGGACCTCGAGGTCATCCGCCAGCACGCCCTGCGCCACCTCGGCGGCGAGCAGGGTCACGCGGCCTCGGTCACGAAGCTGCTCTGGTCGCAGTGGCATCGTTCGCTCGGCGAGCTGGCCATGGCGGTCAGCGGACCGCAGGGGCTGCTCACCGCGGGTGAGCCGTACCTGCTCGACGACCTGCAGACCCTGTTCCTGTTCAGCCGGGCCGACACCATCTACGGCGGCTCCGACGAGATCCAGCGCAACGTCATCGCCGAGCGCATCCTCGGCCTACCCAGAGAGGCGCGTCCATGA
- a CDS encoding enoyl-CoA hydratase, whose protein sequence is MTGSDDVVTYEVTGPTAIIRLNRPQYRNAQNSKVTYALDAAFTRAVDDDAVKAIVLAGNGDHFCAGHDIGTPERDIDQSFERRAVIWWDHVGAQGVDSRFARESEVYLGMCRRWREIPKPVIAMVQGACIAGGLMLAWSCDFIVAADDAFFQDPVVMMGIPGVEFFAHPWVTNPRAAKEWLYTGDRMPAARAHELGMVNHVVPRDELEQRTLEIAERIARMPRLGLALTKKAVNQAEDLQGMRAGMDSVFGLHHAAHAHNAEVQGDSLAGVDVRTIRDEEKK, encoded by the coding sequence ATGACCGGCAGCGACGACGTCGTCACCTACGAAGTCACGGGGCCCACGGCGATTATCCGCCTGAATCGCCCGCAGTACCGCAACGCGCAGAACTCGAAGGTCACCTACGCGCTCGACGCGGCCTTCACCCGCGCCGTCGACGACGATGCTGTGAAGGCCATCGTGCTCGCCGGCAACGGCGACCACTTCTGCGCCGGACACGACATCGGCACCCCCGAGCGTGACATCGACCAGAGCTTCGAGCGTCGCGCCGTGATCTGGTGGGACCACGTCGGCGCACAGGGCGTCGATTCGCGCTTCGCGCGCGAATCGGAGGTGTACCTGGGCATGTGCCGCCGCTGGCGCGAGATCCCCAAGCCGGTGATCGCCATGGTGCAGGGCGCCTGCATCGCCGGCGGGCTCATGCTGGCCTGGTCGTGCGATTTCATCGTCGCCGCCGATGACGCGTTCTTCCAGGACCCGGTGGTCATGATGGGCATCCCCGGGGTCGAGTTCTTCGCGCACCCCTGGGTGACCAACCCCCGCGCCGCCAAGGAATGGCTGTACACCGGCGACCGCATGCCCGCCGCCCGCGCGCACGAGCTCGGCATGGTCAACCATGTCGTGCCTCGTGACGAGCTCGAGCAGCGCACCCTCGAGATCGCCGAGCGCATCGCCCGGATGCCGCGGCTGGGACTCGCCCTGACGAAGAAGGCCGTCAACCAGGCCGAGGATCTGCAGGGCATGCGAGCAGGAATGGACTCGGTGTTCGGCCTGCACCACGCCGCCCACGCGCACAACGCCGAGGTGCAGGGCGACTCGCTCGCCGGCGTCGACGTGCGCACGATCCGCGACGAGGAGAAGAAGTGA